A region of the Actinomycetota bacterium genome:
ACGGCTCGAGGGCCTGGAGGCTGCCGGCGCCCGCTACGCCGACATGCGCCCGCTACAGGGGGAAAGCGCCGCCCGCTAATCGCCGAGGCCCCGGATTTCAGTACGGTAACCGGTTCTCCGACGCCCACAAAGACGTGAGTTCCTCCAAGGTCCAAATTTCCTGCTCTGGAGCGAGGTCAGTCGGGTAACTGCGTAGAACGCACGGAGCCCACGCCTCAAACATGGCCTGAATTACGCGCCAGGCCATCTTCTGTGTTGGTTGTCCGCGGACAAGATCGAGGATTATGCATGCGCCCGGTTCTTCGCCAAGCTTAGCCCGGAGTTCTTCCCGCAAGGCCAGCTGGTGATGCCACTCATCAATGCTCTTGGGGGATGAATCGTATGGCTTAATGGGGGCAGTCCAATCCGAATCACACTCCACATCCCACTTGATATTGACGCACGCGACCTGCGAATTTATCCGACCGTCGTATGCACCAATCGCCTTCAAGGATCCGCCCTGGGAAATGATGAAGCGCGTCAGATCATCCTTCGTTACGGGCTGGGCGGTTACGAGAATCAGCGTTGGCCCCACGATCAGCCCCTCAATTCGTGTAACAAATTGATGAGCTGGTTCATGTCCCTGACAACGAAGACGCCCTGCTCAGCGAGATCCGCAGCTGCCTGATTGGCGTATGTCGGGCTGAAAACGATGACAGCCTTGTGGGTCGGGTTCACGAGCGGGTCTTGATATTTGCGGGTTTGGCTGACCTTGCCGTTCGGGCTCCGTGTTACTTCCACAATGGCTTCATTCGTTTCGAAGTCGATTTCCCCTCCTTCGCCCTCGGAGGTGACAAATAGAGAGCGGAATTTCAGGATGGGGAACCCCTCCGCAAGCACATGTTTGGCTACGCCCGCTTCGAACTTTTCGTCAGCGGTCCCGGCTGCAAGCTGGCGATCGATTCGGGCCCGGATCCGCACCTTTTCCTGGACGCTTTGGATCGGCTCGTCGCGGCCAGCCTTCTTCGGCTTGCTCTCCTCGGCTTCTCGACCTATCGGGACGGCCTCGAAGGTCTCCACCGGGATGCCGTCCATATCGATCGTGACCTCGACGACCGCCAGGCACTCGGTGTTGATGGGCACCATGCCCTGATTCCAGAAGGCCCCCGCCGCCTCCTCCGGCACCAACCCGCACGGGTTGACGGGGAGGGTCATCGGCTTCGGCTGGGGAGCACGTGAGTCGAGGGTCAGCGGCGCCAGGCGGTGGGTAGCGTCGTCCAACCGCTGCCGGGCCAGGCGGTAAGCCGACGACGACATCTCCGCCGCACCGGCGAAGAGGCCTCCTGCGGGTACACCCTGCCCCGTCAACGCCTGCGCCAGGTCCCAAGACTCGTCGGCGTCCTGCAGGGAGTTGGCCAGGGCGTCGAGCGCCTGCTGGCCGTCGCCCAGGGTTCTGGAGGCAGACCGCATCCGGTTGGCGATGGCATGCATCCGGCCACCGAATGCGTCGGCCGCGGGGCCCTGCCAACCGGCCACGGAGGCCAAGGCGTCGACATTGGAAGCGAAGGTGAGCAGCCCGGTCACGGGGCCGATGAGGGCATCGCGGATGCTACGCAGGACATCGGAGTCGCCTGCGGGTCGGGGGGCGGCTGTGACACCGGTCGCGCCAGGAGCGGGCACGGTGGGCATCAGTGGTTTCCTGCTCCGTCGGCGGCTTCGGCCGCCAACGTCAGGGCCAGGGTGTACTCATAAAGCCCGGCCAGCTCGTCCCGGACCGCGCTCAGGTACTGGTCCGCCGCAGTGGCGAAGGTGTGCGCCGAGGCCCCGGTCGCCAGATCGCCGGCAGCCTCCCCGACGCCGAGCGCCCGCACCCAGAGGTCCACCCTCAGGGAGTCGAGCTGCAGGGCGGCGTCCTTGATCCGCTGCCCGGCGGCGCTCAGCTGGTCGATGTCCACCTGTAGAGCACCCATGTGGGCGAGGCTACACTAAAGAACGCATGTAAGCAATCGGCAGAGCAGCAGGCGCCTCGGATCGGCCAGACCCGGTTCGTCCGCTTCGACGGCAGGCAGGTCGCCACGGATCCACCGGGAGACGTTCCGAGAAAGGTCGGCCGAGATCCGCTTTTCCGGGTGGCCCGGCGCTGGGGCAGGTGGGGTAGTGGGCGGAGGTGGGCAACAAAAGCCGTACTCTTCACGGGTTTTGTTGCTCACTTAGATGTCTAACTGTCGCAACGGACCGTTTCGACGCCCCCCGCCCCCGGCCCGGCCCCCGCCCCCGGCCCCCGCGCCTATGCCGGCGGCTCCGGCACGTAGTGGCGGGTCCCGTCGGCCGGGTCCACCCACACCCGCATGATGCGGCCAGTGGACGGGTCCCGGAACGACTCCGGGGTTGGCTGCCACCCGGGCGCCGCCGCCGGGCTCTCGCCGTGGCGGTGGAGCTGGAAGTAGCCGACGACGGCAATGACCACGACCGCCGCCAGGATCGCCAGGCCGATCACTGCTTGGCCACCACGACGACCGCCGTCCCGTACGCCACGATCTCGGTCAGGGTCTCGCCCATCTCGGAGGAGTCGAAGCGCATTCCGATGATGGCGTTGCCGCCCATGATCCGGGCGTTCTCGATCATCCGGTCGATGGCGTGCCGGCGGCTGTCCTCCAGCAGCTCGGTGTACTGGGTGACCTCGCCGCCGGCGATGGTCTTGAACGCCGCCCCGAAGCTCTTGAGGGCGCCCATGCTGCGGACGATGAGCCCGAAGCAGCTCCCCACGTAGTGTTCGACGTGCCAATCGGGGAAGTCGAAGGTGGTGGTCACCGGCATGGCGGTGGGGGCGGCGCCGACGTTGGGTCGGGCTCCCTCGCCGTGCGGGTACTGGCTCATGGATTTCTCCTCACTCGGGGGTGTTCGAGGGCGCGAAAAGGCAAGTGTGAACCACGCCCGGCCCCCCCGCCCGGAGGTGTCAGGCCTTGACCCAGTAGCGCAGGATCTTGTCGCTCGGCTGCCAGCTCTGGGTGTTGGCAGGGTCCTGTCGGGAGTAGACCTTGTTGGGCTTGTTCTTGGCCGATGGTGGGTCGACGATCAGGCAGAACATGTGCCCGTTGGGCCCCGCCGGGCTGGTCACGTTGACCACGTACTTGCCGACCGGCAGCGAGGCGCTCAGCTGGGCGAACGTCTGGCCCTCGGCGTCCCTCTCCGTCAGGCCGAAGCGCTGGTAGATCGGGCCGATCTTGGTGTCCATGTCGTAGTACTTCAGGTCGTCGTCGTCCTTCCAGAGCTTCGCGTGGTACTCCGCGGCCGTCATGCCGAGGACGCCGAATTGCTCGAGGGACTGCAGGACGCAGGCCTTCAACGGCCTGTACACCTGGGTGATGTCGCTGTCGATCTTGGCTGCTGGCCGGTTCTCCTCCTCGATCTTGCGCAGCGGTCCGGCGATCCCATCGATCTCCCCGCGGAGCTCCCCGATCTTGCCGGGAGTGAGGCCGGCGACGTCCACTTTGGCCTGGATACCGTCCAGGTCGGCGAGCATCCAGGCAGCCCTCTCGTACTTCGCTGCCTCCCGTTTGAGGTAGCCGATGTAGCGGGTGAGGGCCTCCTTGGGGGCCACCGACCGGCCGAGCGGGATGAACTCGTTGATGGACAGCAGCCGCTGCACCGCCACAGATGGATGGAGCAGGCTGCCGAGCGCCCGGTTGCCCGCCGGTCCGGCGATCCCCGCTACCGCCCGGAGCGGCAGGTGACCAGCCGGGGAGAGCGCCCGCTGGAGCGCAGCGTTGCTCCCGGCGGGTCGGAGCGGGCCCCGGAGTGCTCCTCGGGAAGGGCTGCGGTCAGCGGGCCGAGCGACACCGCTGGTGCGAGGCGTGAGCGTTGTCCCCACAGCATGCTCCTTGGCCGAGTGCCGGACAGGTTGGCTGCCTGGGAGTGTACGCCGAATAAGAGTTTTGCCGCTCACGTCGGGAGACCGGGGCCGCGGGAACGTACGAGTTTCTCGCTTCGACCTCGGCCCACTGCATATGATCCGGCCAGTTCAGCATTCTCGGGCGGACATCGACAGAAGGGGCGGAAAGTATGCGCAAGGATCTGGCGCCCGCTGCGGCAGGCGAAGCACCAGCTACACCAATGGGACGGCGGCTCCGTACCCTCCGGCGCCCTTCGGCTGCACTGCTGACGCTGCTGGCCGGGGTGGCGGCCGTCGGGTTCGGCTGCAGTTCCAAGAACACCACCAGCACCTCCACGTCGGTTCCGCCGGGAGCGGTGAGCACCACCCCCGCGGCGCCGACCACCCCGATGGTGGAGGCCTCGAGCCCGATGGTGGAGACCTCGAGCCCGGCGGCATCGACCTCGGGGGTTTCGGGGACCTGGTCGGGGACCTACAGCGGCACCTTCACCGGCACGTTCCACCTGACGTGGACCCAGACCGGCAACAACCTGAACGGCACGATCAATCTCTCGACATCGCCCGGCGACACGCCCCTCAACGGGACCCTGAACGGCAATACGATCACGTTCGGAACCGTCGGAAGTGCGGCGGTGACGTACACGGGGACGATCTCCGGCAGCCACATGTCGGGCACCTGGCAGATCGCCGGCGGCCCGGCTGCGGCTGGCGGCTCCTGGAGCGCCAACAAGCAATAGCCCACACGCAGTCTCGCGGTCCGGAAAGGGAGCCCCATGCGGCTCCCTTTTTCGCGCGGCAACCCGGGCACCTGCTCCGCACGGCGGGATCGTGCTGAAGTATCGGTTCGCTTGCAGTAGTATGTAAAACATTGTTATAGTGCCGAGCAGCGTGAATCTGCCAATGAACATTGAGTGGAGGCGCCCTATGCAGCGAATGAGCACGTTCCCGTTCCCTACCAGGCCCAACCTCCGGGGCGGGCGCCCCGGCAGCCTGTCACCCGCCAACCGTGCCCTGGCTGCCCGCGCGGAGCCCGGTGTCTGGGCCGAGTCCGTGCTGCTGCAGTACAAGCGGAAGGCCTGCCCGGGGCTGCTCGCAGAGGAGTTGGTGGAGGCCCTGGGCCTGGAGCGGGTGGTCCGGCTGGCCGGTGCGTTGATCGACCAGGACCCGGCGGGGACCACCCCGCTGCTGTTCGCCGCCCAGGCCGCGACGTTGGCCGGAGATCCCGGGCGGGCCCTGGAGCTGCTCGAGCGCGTGCGCACCCGGGGCTCGGAGATTGCCATCCTCACGACCAGGGCCGCCGCACTCGCCGCCGCGGGCCAACTGGCCCGGGCCGCGGCGGACCTGGAGGAGGTCTGCTGGGGCGACCTTTTCGGCCGGGACGGCCAGGTCCTGCGGGCCCGCGTCCTCGGGGCGATCCATCGCCGGCTCGCCATGCCCGGGGAGACATCATGCCCGTGCGGCTCGCACCGACCCTTTGCCAGGTGCTGCCAACCCGCCGAGCGGGAGGTCGTCCGCCGCTTCAGCGACGGCAGCCGCCTGGCACACCTGCGCGCCGCGTACGAGTCCTATGCCCGGGGGAGCGACTGGTGGCTCCTGCCCGACGACGAGCGTGAGGTGGGGGAGTTCACGTGCCTCGAAGATTGGTACTGGCGCCCGGATGTGCCGGTGGACGACTGGTTCGCCCGGACGGCGGCCGCCCCCTGGCACGCCGCTGAGCGGGAATGGTTCGGTCGGATCGGGGAGTTCGCCGCCCGGGCGGACCGTGCCCTCCGGTTCGACTGGGCGCTCACGATGCTCCCCGAGCGGCCAGAGCGCCAGTCCGTGGTGAGCCAGTTCGCCTGGGGCGAGCGCAGCGCCGGGCCCCTGAGCGCATTGGCCATGGACTGGATGAGCCATCACCGTTTCGGCGCTTGGCAGGTGGGCCCGCAGGCGCCCGGCCCCGGGCTGCTGGTGACCGAGATGGTCACCGGCCTCACCCTCTACGCGGCCGTCCGCCCCGCCGCCCCGCCGCCGCCGTGGTCCGTCCTGCTGGCGATGATGGTGCCCGACGAGGGCGTCTGGCGCCCCGGGGCTGGGCTGGTCGCACTCTCGCCCGTCGAGGGCGACGCCTTCGTCAGCTACGCACTCCGCTTCGGTGCCCGCACGCCCCGGAGGCCGGCGGGCCGGCCGGCGGACCCGGTGGCGGCTGAGGTGGCCCCTGGTCTGCTGGGCGAGACCGATCCGCTCGCGGATCAGGCGGCCTGTGAGGCCGCCGACCGGGTGGCGCAGCACTTCCCCTACCTGGCCGTGGCGGCTCGCTTCACCCGGGCGGCGGCGGATCTGGACGACGGGGAGCCCTGGGAATGGCTGGAGGCCCGCTTCACGGTCCCGGACTGGCCGGCCCTCCGCCGCCTCCTGGAACACCGGGAGGACGTGATTGCCGGGCCCCGCGCCGAGCTGTGGTGGTACCGCACGCCGGTGAGCGGGCTGGCCCGGGAGCGGGCGGCCGAGTTCCCGGCCCGCCCGCACTGCGACCGCCCGGGATTGCCCCAGCGCTTCACGGGCGCTAAGGCGGTGCTCCGCCGGGAGCCGAAGGTCGTGGTGCTCCAGGCCTCCTCCCGGCGGCGGTACGAGGAGGCGCTGGCGGCACTCCGGGAGCTGGCCCCCACCCTGACGGTCGTGAGCGAGTGGTGCGAGACCCCCGGGGTCGATGCCCCGTTCTGGGCCGGCGACGAGGCGGGGAGCGCCGAGTGGGAGGCCATGTGGGCGGCGACGCCGCACCCGCGGCTCGGGGGCCTCACCCCCCGCCAGGCCATGACCTCAACGTTCCGGGGCGCCCTCGAGGTGCAGCTGCGGGACCTCGAATACCACGCCCACCGTGCCCGCCTGGCGGGCCATCCGGCGCCCGACGTCGGGCGCCTCCGGGACCTCCTGGGCCGGCCTTCGGCGTAGGGCCACCATCGGCCTCGTTCCGGGCGCTGGGCTGGCCCAGCCACTCGGCCCAGCACGCTGCCCAGCCACGCTGCCCAACCGGGCTGCCCGGCGCCCTACAGCGGCAGCCCCGCCTCGAGGAGCGCCAGCGCCTCATCGAACTGCTCGAAGGTGGCCGCCGGCGGGTCGTCGCCCCCGCACAGCATGGCGGACACGGTTACCCCGATCACCGCCCCGGCGAACGCCCGCACCGCCGGGTCGTCCGGCCTCCGCCCGCTCCGCTCGGCCACTGCCGTGGCGATCAGGCGCAGGGTGCGGACCAGCTCGTCGAGGCGCCGAGCCCGGAGTTCGGGCACGGAGCGGGAAAGGGCGATGCGCTCGGCCTCCTCGGCGAACTGTTGCGGCGTGAGGTTCCCGATCACCTGCCGCATCGAGGCCCGCAGGGCGGCGAGCGGGCTCATCTCGGGCGGCTGCGCCTTGAAGGCCTCGACGAAGTCGTCGTCGTACTCGTCGTGCAGGACGAGGTCCTCCTTGGTCGGGAAGTAGCGGAACACCGTGCTGGCGGACACCTCGGCGGCCTCGGCCACCTGCTCCACCGTGGTGGCGGCGTAGCCGTGCTCGCGGATGAGGCGCATCGCTTCCTTGTGGATGGCGCTGCGGGTCCGTGACTTCTTGCGCTCCCGGAGGCCCTCGGCCTCAGTCACCGGAACCAACGCTCTCCACCTCCTCTCCCTCCAACGCCAACTCCAGGTCGGGGTCGAGGGTTTCCCCGGTCTCCGTCCCGGCACCCTCCGCCCCCGCAGTCTCGGCCCCCGGAACGGGCGCCTCCGGCCGGGCACGGTTGGGCAGCCACAGCAGGGCCACCAGGGCACCGGCGAGGGCGATGATCGACCCGGCGATGAGCGCACGGTCCATGGCGTGCACGAACGAGGACCGGGCCGCCACGGTCAGCGCCTGGCCGGCCGCCCCGCCGAGCTTCTGGGCGGTGGCGAGCGCCGCTCCCAC
Encoded here:
- a CDS encoding WXG100 family type VII secretion target — protein: MPTVPAPGATGVTAAPRPAGDSDVLRSIRDALIGPVTGLLTFASNVDALASVAGWQGPAADAFGGRMHAIANRMRSASRTLGDGQQALDALANSLQDADESWDLAQALTGQGVPAGGLFAGAAEMSSSAYRLARQRLDDATHRLAPLTLDSRAPQPKPMTLPVNPCGLVPEEAAGAFWNQGMVPINTECLAVVEVTIDMDGIPVETFEAVPIGREAEESKPKKAGRDEPIQSVQEKVRIRARIDRQLAAGTADEKFEAGVAKHVLAEGFPILKFRSLFVTSEGEGGEIDFETNEAIVEVTRSPNGKVSQTRKYQDPLVNPTHKAVIVFSPTYANQAAADLAEQGVFVVRDMNQLINLLHELRG
- a CDS encoding YbjQ family protein, whose protein sequence is MSQYPHGEGARPNVGAAPTAMPVTTTFDFPDWHVEHYVGSCFGLIVRSMGALKSFGAAFKTIAGGEVTQYTELLEDSRRHAIDRMIENARIMGGNAIIGMRFDSSEMGETLTEIVAYGTAVVVVAKQ
- a CDS encoding TetR family transcriptional regulator; protein product: MTEAEGLRERKKSRTRSAIHKEAMRLIREHGYAATTVEQVAEAAEVSASTVFRYFPTKEDLVLHDEYDDDFVEAFKAQPPEMSPLAALRASMRQVIGNLTPQQFAEEAERIALSRSVPELRARRLDELVRTLRLIATAVAERSGRRPDDPAVRAFAGAVIGVTVSAMLCGGDDPPAATFEQFDEALALLEAGLPL